The proteins below are encoded in one region of Manis pentadactyla isolate mManPen7 chromosome 2, mManPen7.hap1, whole genome shotgun sequence:
- the CAPSL gene encoding calcyphosin-like protein isoform X2, whose translation MLWNKFLWMCSLSCSLKGRRIEGPGICSDITWKGLESELEPGSSNSLFFFPLLCVFSKLKSSSSSSPLVPGPLRRFPSWMAGTARHDREMAIQAKKKLTMATDPIERLRLQCLARGSAGIKGLGRAFRIMDDNNSRTLDFKEFVKGLNDYAVVMEKEEAEELFQRFDKDGNGTIDFNEFLLTLRPPMSRARKEVIMQAFRKLDKTGDGVITIEDLREVYNAKHHPKYQNGEWTEEQVFRKFLDNFDSPYDKDGLVSKEDFLNYYAGVSASIDTDAYFILMMTKSWRL comes from the exons ATGCTGTGGAATAAGTTCCTCTGGATGTGCTCGCTCTCTTGCTCTCTTAAAG GGAGAAGAATTGAAGGCCCTGGGATTTGCTCAGACATCACCTGGAAGGGGTTGGAGTCAGAACTAGAGCCTGGGTCTTCAAACTCCCTATTTTTCTTTCCACTGTTGTGTGTGTTCTCGAAACTGAAGTCCAGCAGTAGCAGTTCGCCTCTTGTTCCTGGACCTCTCAGGAG ATTCCCCTCTTGGATGGCGGGGACGGCTCGCCATGACCGGGAGATGGCTATCCAGGCCAAGAAAAAGCTCACCATGGCCACGGACCCCATTGAAAGACTCCGGCTGCAATGTCTGGCCAGGGGCTCCGCAGGCATCAAAGGACTTGGCAG agcGTTTCGAATTATGGATGACAATAATAGCCGGACCCTTGATTTCAAAGAATTTGTGAAAGGGTTAAATGATTATGCTGTGGTCATGGAAAAGGAAGAGGCAGAAGAGCTGTTCCAGAGGTTTGATAAAGATGGAAACGGGACGATCGACTTCAATGAGTTTCTTCTCACATTAAGA CCTCCGATGTCCAGAGCCAGAAAAGAGGTAATTATGCAAGCTTTTAGAAAGTTAGACAAGACTGGAGATGGTGTTATAACAATTGAAGATCTTCGTGAGGTGTACAACGCAAAACACCATCCAAAGTACCAAAATGGAGAATGGACGGAGGAACAAGTGTTCAGGAAATTTCTGGATAACTTTGATTCACCCTATGACAAAGATGGATTG gTTTCAAAAGAAGACTTTTTGAACTATTACGCTGGTGTTAGTGCTTCTATTGACACCGATGCctatttcattttaatgatgaCAAAATCCTGGAGATTATAA
- the CAPSL gene encoding calcyphosin-like protein isoform X3: protein MAVYLKLFCSLEKSDVLRTGFPSWMAGTARHDREMAIQAKKKLTMATDPIERLRLQCLARGSAGIKGLGRAFRIMDDNNSRTLDFKEFVKGLNDYAVVMEKEEAEELFQRFDKDGNGTIDFNEFLLTLRPPMSRARKEVIMQAFRKLDKTGDGVITIEDLREVYNAKHHPKYQNGEWTEEQVFRKFLDNFDSPYDKDGLVTPEEFMNYYAGVSASIDTDVYFIIMMRTAWKL, encoded by the exons ATGGCTGTTTATTTAAAACTATTCTGCAGCCTGGAGAAATCAGATGTCCTCAGGACTGG ATTCCCCTCTTGGATGGCGGGGACGGCTCGCCATGACCGGGAGATGGCTATCCAGGCCAAGAAAAAGCTCACCATGGCCACGGACCCCATTGAAAGACTCCGGCTGCAATGTCTGGCCAGGGGCTCCGCAGGCATCAAAGGACTTGGCAG agcGTTTCGAATTATGGATGACAATAATAGCCGGACCCTTGATTTCAAAGAATTTGTGAAAGGGTTAAATGATTATGCTGTGGTCATGGAAAAGGAAGAGGCAGAAGAGCTGTTCCAGAGGTTTGATAAAGATGGAAACGGGACGATCGACTTCAATGAGTTTCTTCTCACATTAAGA CCTCCGATGTCCAGAGCCAGAAAAGAGGTAATTATGCAAGCTTTTAGAAAGTTAGACAAGACTGGAGATGGTGTTATAACAATTGAAGATCTTCGTGAGGTGTACAACGCAAAACACCATCCAAAGTACCAAAATGGAGAATGGACGGAGGAACAAGTGTTCAGGAAATTTCTGGATAACTTTGATTCACCCTATGACAAAGATGGATTG GTGACCCCTGAGGAGTTTATGAACTACTATGCAGGCGTGAGTGCATCCATTGACACCGACGTGTATTTCATCATCATGATGAGAACAGCTTGGAAGCTCTAA
- the CAPSL gene encoding calcyphosin-like protein isoform X1 translates to MAGTARHDREMAIQAKKKLTMATDPIERLRLQCLARGSAGIKGLGRAFRIMDDNNSRTLDFKEFVKGLNDYAVVMEKEEAEELFQRFDKDGNGTIDFNEFLLTLRPPMSRARKEVIMQAFRKLDKTGDGVITIEDLREVYNAKHHPKYQNGEWTEEQVFRKFLDNFDSPYDKDGLVTPEEFMNYYAGVSASIDTDVYFIIMMRTAWKL, encoded by the exons ATGGCGGGGACGGCTCGCCATGACCGGGAGATGGCTATCCAGGCCAAGAAAAAGCTCACCATGGCCACGGACCCCATTGAAAGACTCCGGCTGCAATGTCTGGCCAGGGGCTCCGCAGGCATCAAAGGACTTGGCAG agcGTTTCGAATTATGGATGACAATAATAGCCGGACCCTTGATTTCAAAGAATTTGTGAAAGGGTTAAATGATTATGCTGTGGTCATGGAAAAGGAAGAGGCAGAAGAGCTGTTCCAGAGGTTTGATAAAGATGGAAACGGGACGATCGACTTCAATGAGTTTCTTCTCACATTAAGA CCTCCGATGTCCAGAGCCAGAAAAGAGGTAATTATGCAAGCTTTTAGAAAGTTAGACAAGACTGGAGATGGTGTTATAACAATTGAAGATCTTCGTGAGGTGTACAACGCAAAACACCATCCAAAGTACCAAAATGGAGAATGGACGGAGGAACAAGTGTTCAGGAAATTTCTGGATAACTTTGATTCACCCTATGACAAAGATGGATTG GTGACCCCTGAGGAGTTTATGAACTACTATGCAGGCGTGAGTGCATCCATTGACACCGACGTGTATTTCATCATCATGATGAGAACAGCTTGGAAGCTCTAA